From the Tachysurus fulvidraco isolate hzauxx_2018 chromosome 21, HZAU_PFXX_2.0, whole genome shotgun sequence genome, the window TGCTATGCCTGGTTTAGATTACAAGTTTCTGGAGCGACCGAGACGCCGCTTTCTGTGTCCTTTGTGCAGTAAACCGATGAGGGAACCTGTCCAGGTGTCCACCTGCGGACACAGGTTCTGTGACACCTGTCTGCAGGAGTTTCTCAGGTAAGTAGCGCGTGCACGGACTTTAAGACACGATTTATTCACTTACTGTGACGCGCCTTTGGTTTCCCTTCTGGCTACACCCGAGTCTCCATACTAGTGCACTTAATAGTACGTAAATAAAAGAACACTAGAGTCGGTTGTGTACTTTTTACGCATACTACTTAGTGCGCGAGGAGCCTGTGAGGTGTCTGACGTAGTGCATGTTTTGGTCTCAATTGTCACGTGACCTTGTTATTATAGTTTGTTACCTATTTATTGCTACCTGTTTAtcccaaatatatatatttatacaacatacatatacatacacacacacacacacacacacacacacacatatatatatatatatatatatatatatatatatatatatatatatatatatatatatatgtgtgtgtgtgtgtatgtatatttataatatttgggGAAATAAAGGAGTTTGTAGTGTAGGTTACATTTTCATCCAGTGCATGTGGCAGTTTGAAATTTATCAATCTGTCCACAATGTTTGAAGCTCATAGCATGTGTATAATGGGGACATGCTCAGGTGCGGGGTTACTGGTGGGACGATAAGGGTTCAAGCCGCAGCACTTcgaagctgccactgttgggcccttaaccctgtctgctccaggggcactgtatcatgtctgaccctgtatattgaccccaacctccaaaaccgggacatgtgaagaaagaatttcacagtgctgtgatgtatatgtgacaatgaTAAAGGCTTCTtaagaatgtttttgtttgcagTAGAATTGTCGTTTCCCTTCGCTGGAACTAAAAGAGCCAGCATGACGATGTCCCAGTAAACAAAGCGAGCTCTTGAAAGAGCCTCTGACTGTGACTCAACCGCACTGAACACCGACTGCACCCCAGATCTCCAtctgcctgatctcactaactgCTTTGTACAGTAGCTGAAATCCCAACAGTCACGCTCAGAAATGTAAAGCTTGGAGCTTGTTATAACAGGAAATGAGGAATACATTGACAAAGACACATGGCTGTGATGGCTAGTTTTGAATCGTGGCCTTTTCATACTAttcctatatatacacacttctCTTCTATCTAACTATCTGGTTAGTTACAAAACCGCATTCCATGCATGCACTCgtgcatttacagtatattagtaCAACACAATGACACCGTCAACGTCTGATCTAATCTAactgcactgaacacacttCTGGAGAACATTTAAGGAAGCAGCAACGATTGTAATCATATTATAGATTAAGAAATACACTCACCGTCTTCAGACAGTAACTTAGCAGCCAGACatgatgcataaaatcatgcacatACAGGTAAAGTggttcaggtaatgttcacgtCAAACATTAACTCGGACCGTTATACGGCTGGCTGTCAGGCTGGTTTGACTAATTCAAAAACTGCCAATTTCCAGGAATTTTAGCGCACAATAGTTTacacagtgcaaaaaaaataaacatccagTGCTACAGGTAGTAATGTCTTGCTGATGAGAGGTCAGATGAGAACTTTAGACTGGTTCATGTACGCAAAACACACTATGGCTTTTTAAGGTCTGCATTAGTTCATATAAATGACCGTCTATTTCTAAAGACAGACGTGACTGAAGAGTGTCAGTTAAAGTAGAACCGGTGGAACAAGATGACGgatgtttaaaaacaacagcaacagttTCCCTCGAACCAGGGAACACATTTGCACAGTGGCGGTTTTTGTGGTCACATTTGCAAATTTCTACCATTTCAtacaaattaatttgtttataatgatacAACGGTTATGGTTAGGAGAGAGGCTCGTGCTTGTATCGTTATGTTACAGCGTGTCGTTATCTCTAACGAACAAGTCTGTgaggaaaggaagaaaccttgagaggaaccagactcaaaagagaaccgcatcctcatttgggtgacgctggagggtgtgattataaactgttataaacaccggagagtgttattatgaataccatcctttctacagtctgataattgagtattgatgaggaggttgttgttctCAGAGACCACATGAAGTTGACATCTTCTCTTAGAATGActaaaatcttcatgaagcttAATGAAACCGGAGCTGGTTCATCTCTTggtgtctcaggatcctcacgagctcggtcttttctcaccgaaggtccgaaatcttcatgaagtggaacacaactggagctgttACAGTCTCTCGATGCCTCTCGGTAGAAAAAGGgaagcaagtggagaggaattagtgtAACTGCTGTACAaaatattaaccagcactagatAATAACGTGTATTGGATCAGATCTACTGGAGCACACGGTTATAGGCTGTATTATGTGTCATGTGTACGCCTGGCTAAAGAGAGAGGTCTTTAATCTacacttaaattaaaattcCTCTAAAAGACTCTCGTGGACTGTATACAGAGGCGCTCATTGTTCACACCAGTGTTATCACAGTTAGAGCTGAGTAACTTCTCTCGTTATCAGTCTAATGCATACCTGACAGCGTGGGACTGATTTCTGCTGGACCGCCAGTTATTTGCGCGGCAGCGTTTTATATCAGAGACGACGTGCAGCAGTGTAACAcggtagttattattattatcgtgatgttttctgatctcaGGAATGAACGTAAAATCAAGCAAACGCCACAAAAtgcagaggagaaaaaaattaataaaatttgatcttttttatataataattatacacaGAATGACACGAATAAGCAGATTGCTGTTTGTGACTGGCCTCGGTCTAAAAATAGAGGCAATTTATACTGAggtttaaaaagaattaaaaaaaggaatcgAATTAAGACACAAAATTAGATACAAGAactgcagaaaataaacaaacaaataaataaataaataaatgatggcaGTCCATCTCACTGCTAATTTGGAGACACAATATTGGATATTGGAGACACAATATTTGAAGAAGcttcctaaaataaataaataaataaataaaataagttctTGCCACCCAGCAGTTCCTGACTCCATAGCTGGTAATATTTCACAGTCCCGACTACAGACATGAAACCGTCTTCTCTCTGAATGCTGGTTATTTTCTGCCCTAAGCAGTAAAGATGTTGGTCCTCATCACCAAATAAATCTAAACTAGGTTCTAGAGCTCGGAGGCTGAGAAGCAGGTTCGAGGAGCTCCCAGCGTTCTTCGTGACAGGTTTCAGGCATGTACGTGATTGCACGTTATGTGAAGAACAGATCATGACACGCCATTGCAAGAAATAAAGACACAGGAATTTAAACGAGGAGTTTTGCAACGTAAGGAGAGGCCGCGAGTCAGAAATACGGATTTGATGACAGACGCACAGTTATAAGCTCCTTATTCGTTTGTTTTATTAAGAAAGCAAAACTTTAACCCATTCGCTGCTCCATGCGTTTAAATACAAATCAATCAACCGTTTTGAGTGAGCAGCGATTTACCAGTGCTCCAGTCACCTGGGGCAGGAATCATGCTGCCCTCTGCTCAGTGACCCAGTAACAGACGGGGAATTTAACGGCAGGGTTTCCCTCCAAACCGGATGAATTTCCAAACACCGTGATCTAGTTTTAAAGCATATTCAGAATTAAAGCTAATAGATTTCTGCAAGCTTGTCAGTGCAGGcagtgtgtcttttttttacttgtgcCATTTTGTCGACATGATGATCACATAATGTAATGAAGCTGTTTCTCACAAAAACGCTCACAGGAACGCTTTTAGGCTGAAATCTGGCAACTCTGGTTAATGATTATGGATTTTCAggaaactgaactgaactgaaactctgctcttttacacacagttatGCTTCAGACTTATTTTGAGGTCGTGTTGTTAATAATCGCAACAAAATCTACAGTCAGGATGCTCCAGTGATCTGAAGCAAACATCAACCGAGATCTGATCAAGTCAATAGTGTTAACGCTCGACTCTGCATGTTGTTCCACAGTGCCGGCATATTCAAGTGCCCAGAAGATCAGATGCCTCTCGACTACGCTAAAGTAAGTAGTACAAGCGCTTGGGTTTAATTGTGGGGTCACTACGTCACCTCAGCACACCTTTcactgaatatactgtatgagtcCTGTCTATAATGCGGAAATAACGCTCTTTAATGCGCTGTGTAGATTTTCCCAGATGTCGAGTTGGAGCAGCAGATTCTGGCTCTGCCCATCCGCTGCATTCACAGTGAGGAAGGTTGCCGCTGGTCAGGACAGAATAAACAACTACaggtaaacaaaaaaacaacacgcTTTAGATTAATGTGCGAGTGGGAAAAGTGGAGAAGCTCAAATTTTGCTGTTGAATTCTGGAATCTGATTGTTCAGTAgatgttcatttatttcctaTAACAACGACACGGACTCTGGTCGAACTGGGTaactgtttctatggtaactaCTTCGGATTCACCCAGAGATCACAGATAAATTTCCCGTCGTTGCTCTCGATCGCTAACGGATTTGGAATCATTGGGATCTGATCTCGTGATCCCAAAACGCTAAAGCTCTATGGTGGAGGATTTTCTCTCGCTATTCAaaacctgtttttgttttgtttgttttgtttttttaaacattttctttatgaAATGTTTGATCTGACCAGCTACCAAACCACAAGCTGAACTGGTTTAACTGGTAATCCATCTTATCCTGTTGATGAGCACTAATATAAAGGATACAGTTTCTAGCTACTAACactattaaagagaaaaaacaactttttattcATCTCGTATTAcacttgatttttttctattcatgTCATAACAAAGCTGAAAAATAAGCTTTAGCGGCGACGGTCTACCAGTTTGTTCGGctgtgttttgaaaaaaaacatactggATATTTCTTCTGGTCTAGAAGCGATAGCCGTTGGATCCCGTCGACAGTCTGTTTAACCGCTAAACTGCGACAGTGTGCTGTTCCTGCAGGAAGAAATAAATACGACGTGGGGCTGCGACGTCCAACCTGGTGGCACTGAGATGTCGATCATACTTCCTACCACTGTTTTAGAGAATTGCTTTACGACGGAGCTGCGTAGTCTGAGGAGAGAAAATCACTCACCTGTCTTTAACTCTTCAGTTTTACGCCACATCACTGTGTCTCTGACTGTTATGTGTTTTAGGTCCATCTCTCAGTATGTACCTATAACGTGGTGCCGTGTCCAAACCGCTGCATGATGAAACTGTTGCGCCGTGATCTTCCTCAGCACCTGCAGCATGACTGCACCAAGAGAAAGCTGCGCTGTGACCACTGCGCTGATGAGTTCACAGGGGAAGCACATGAGGTCAGAACCCTTTCCATATAATCCGAAAATCAACTAGATAtataatgtctgtgtctgttgttCTGAGAGATGGGAAGAGATGGGTGGGTGAATGgatgagggggagagagatggatggatgaaggggagagagatggatggatgaaggggagagagatggatggatgaaggggagagagatggatggatgaaggggagagagatggatggatggatgagaaagaaagggagagagagatgaattaCAGGGGGGGTGGATGAATGGGGGagaagaatggatggatggatgagaaagaaagggtgagagagagaaattaattAGAGGGGGTGGATgaatgggggagagagagaaaaatagatggAGGAGTGGGAGAGAGGGACGGTTGGATAAGATGGAGATGGATAAATTAGAGGCAGACGGATGGATGATTGGGAGAGAAAAAGTAAAGCTCGCTGAAATTAAAAAGGGGAGAGGGATGAATGGGAgggagatggatggatgagtgggaGATGGAGAGAGTCATGGATGGGTGAGAGAAcgggatggatggagggatggatatAGATTTGCTGATAAGTGTTGAATCTCtgtctttttaatttaatttttgcaAATAGCATGTATCAGATTAAGGATTACAATTTACATTAAtgacaggactgtgtgtgtgtgtgtgtgtgtgtgtgtgtgtgtgtgtgtgtgtgtgtgtgtgtgtgtgtgtgtgtgtgtgtatgtgtgtgtatgtgtgtgtatgtgtgtgtatgtgtgtgtatgtgtgtgtatgtgtgtgtatgtgtgtgtgtgtatgtgtgtgtatgtgtgtgtatgtgtgtgtatgtgtgtgtatgtgtgtgtgtgtgtgtgtgtgtgatagactaTTGTTGTACCCAGTGTGTATTTCTACACCGTACCTGAGGTTCCCCATATAAACCCTAAATCCACTATGtacagttactgaagatgaacgaCTGACTGTATTAGATGACAATCTGAATTAAGTGTGTGATGAATGTCTCCATCCTGTAACAGAGACACCAGGACATGTGTCCAGAGGAGAGTGTGTACTGTGAGAATAAGTGTGGGGCTCGTATGGTGCGCAGGTTGCTGACGCAGCACAGCGTGTCCGAATGTCCTAAACGCAAACTGTCCTGCAAATACTGCAGCAAGGAGTTCCTGTACGACACCATTCAGGTCTGTGGAGTAAAGCTGAGACGCTGATTACACTCTGAACTGTATGAAAATTGTTAGCAGGCTGAATcgtgtgtcatttttatttccatgtgtgtgtgtgttttaaacagaatCATCAGAGCCAGTGTCCACGCGTCCCAGTGCAGTGTCCTAACAGCTGTGGCACACCCGGCATCACCCGAGAGGATTTAACCATTCATGTTAAGGAGAGCTGTGGGACCTCCATGGTGCTCTGTCCCTTTAAGGACGCCGGCTGCAAATACAGAGTACGGACTCGAGTTTCTCTTTCCAGCCATAACTCGAGTCATTAATCACTACTAATCATTTCCACCTTGTCTTTCCCTGCCAGTGCTCCAAGCCTGCAGTGTCCCTTCACCTGGATGAGGCCGCTCACTCTCACCTGTCTTTACTCAGCAGCCTTGTTTCTAGGCAGAGACTCGAGCTGCGAGAGCTGAGGCGTCGTGTCGAGGAACTTTCCGGAACCCAAGACGGGACTTTGCTTTGGAAAATCCCCAACTACAGCCGTCACCTACAAGAAACCAGAAATTGCTCGAATGGAACGTCGGAGCTCTTCAGCCCCGTTTTCTACTCTCATCGCTACGGATACCGTCTCCAAGTGTCCGTCTTTCCGAACGGGAACGGCAGCGGCGAAGGAACATACCTCTCCGTCTATATCAGAGTGCTCCCGGGGGAGTACGACGGCCTGTTGGAGTGGCCGTTCCCTCACCGCGTCACCTTCTCGCTGCTGGACCAGAGCGACCCAGCACTGTCCAAACCTCAACACGTCACCGAGAGCTTCAGCCCAGATCCCAACTGGAAGAACTTCCAGAGACCTCGACCTGGAGCAATCGGGAGCGTACGTACCAGCCTTTTGGACGAGAGTATGCTGGGATTCGGCTACCCCAAGTTTATCTCGCACGAGCAGATGAAGCAAAGGAACTACATCAGAGACAACGCCATCTTCATCAAAGCTTCTGTAGATGTGGTGCAGAGAATAATCAACTAACCCGACTTGAGTTAAAAGGAGTTGAAGCAATCCAGTAAAATCATCCTTTATTATTAAGGCATGATTATATATGGTCGCCGTTTGTCCACTGTCGATTTTAGTCTTGAGGAAAAACCTCAATAAAGTGTAAGGAAGTGGACAAGGACTTGAGTTAGCAGGACTGGGGAATCGGTTCCGTCTCAGTACGGACATTCTTCTCCCATATACATAGGAGTGTTTGGGGACAATAGGATGGGTGTAGAAAAAAAGTAGgctaatagtttttttttagtttaatcgGCCTGTTAGATTTGAAATCGTGTCACTGCTAATATACAGAGAAGAATTGTTCACAAAACATTGAGTCAAGTAAAAgtactgatataataataattatttaaagcgAAAGTCATAAACAAGTGGTGAACAGTTACTGAACAAAATGTCTCACCACTAATCTGAGTACCTTCTGTATAAAACATTCTACTAACTAACCAAGTGAGCTGGTTGGGAAAAATGCCACCACCTCCATTATCGAGTGCATACAAAGAACACTATCGCAAGGAACGTTTAGCTAAGCTACAGTATGTCTATCATGTTATACAAATAATGCACGTTCTGTTTTTAGCTACTTTGTTAGCTATCTAGCAAAAAATTTCACACGTTACTGTATAGGTCATAGCGGCACTGATTTGTGACTTTTCTGGTTCGTTACAGAGCTTTAATTCTGTAACGTGTCACTTTAGAGACGTAACTGGGTAGTCGGTCAGTCACTCAGCTAGCTAATTGTTTAGCATCTACTAGTCAGATGTCTAGTCTCCAGGGATGGAAAACGAAACTCAAACATACTGTGATTAATTTTAGACTTTAATATTCCTGAAGTGTCATCAATGTACTTTTGTAATGGTTCCTCACGTTTTCCAAGCTGAAGATTCTCCACAAGAGGGCGCTATTATTACTCAGTTTAAACCGATGGGTATCAGTAGATATATAGAATTGATTCAGTGTAATTTTACAGCCCTAAGGACCAAATTAGAAGTTGTAGCTTTTCTTGTAGCACTAGTATAAGAAACTTTGCAAGTCTTACTGGTGTAACGGCGGCAGCAGCAACAGGGCCAGTGGTGAAGACTTAAATACTTTTCTATTTAAATGCAGTTTGTGTCATGATTTAAAAGATGTGTATTTTCCACGTGTTTCTTacttgaaaataataataataaaactccTTGATATCTCTTGAGCATGATTGTATCACAGATGATTTGTTGTGGATGaaaaaccttgttttttttgtatatttaactACTTGTATTGGTGAAACTGGAGGCACAAGAtaactcctaccagtgaagacacatgtacagtaattaaGTTTTTATGAGAGCTGAACTCATTTCTTTTGCACGTGATTCCAACATTGCTAAAtatgtgttgtgatgatgtcataagACGTCTTGGCCCAAAATCagaggtaattttttttaaaagatttacaggtgctggtcatataattagaatacagggctgtcaagtgtcacacattgagagtgacagtcacgcatttgggtattttctcccgctctcccaccacacatcacatttctcacgcagaaaaaccttttgactatttatcatatatatatattaggccgcagcacccaaaatgtatcagtccgcaccgctgtctctatggaactgggcaggaatcaagcgcgtctcagttcttagtcgagcctgacacttatcaaaaaaaagaggctacacaatagccaatcagcaaatagcactatctgggaaagatttaacgcaacaaccaatgaaaaaaattggggttgcgggggggttggagatgtcacgcttgcctgtcttcaaaacttgagagccatgagaatatcatcaaaaagttgatttatttcactaattccattcaaaaagtgaaacttgtaccGTATTTTGCACACTATAAGgcttatatgtacagtatatatattagtttagtttattaatttgtaaagcacatttaaaaacagcagccgttgcagccaaagtgctgtacatcaagtaaaaacaaacaacagtgcaaaaataaaaacaaaaaaccttcaaACAGAGTAAAACATACAGAGTAAAAGTGggtttttaaagcagatttaaacaatGAGACAGTGGTAGCAGATCTTAAATGAAGATGGAGATTGTTCCACAACTTTGGAGCTGCAGTGGCAAAAGCCCGATCGCCCTTGGTTTGAAAATGTGCACGAGGTACCGAGAGAAGGAATTGATTAGAGGACTGAAGAGATCTAGGGGTAGGGTACGGAGTGAGGAGGTCACAAATATACTGGGGAGCACAACcatgtaaagctttaaaaacttaaagtaaaatcttaaaatcagtACGGAACTTAACCGGGAGCCAAAGTAATGAGGCAAGTACTGGGGTAATGTGCTCACGTTTTCTGGTGCCAGTCAGTAATCTCGCTGccgcattttatatatatatatatatccccaGTATATTTGTGACCTCCTCACTccgtgaatatatatatatatatatatatatatatatatatatatatatatatatatatatatatatatatatatatatattcataaggACATttcttttgtacagctatatctgttataccacttcatactgtatcatacttgtATAATaaccacactatatatacccttattcagttatatgtacatattactacaccttctgtataacctcatacccttatttattacactgccacatgtaaataagccatctatgcacttctggttagatgctaacggCATTTCATTGGCTCCGTACaggtaccttgcacaatgacaataaagttgattctaatctaatctaatgcatGGggtaagtacagaaatagaccccgtaattgtgACTGCGCCTTATACTTCGGTGCgctttatagtgcggaaaatacggtatattatattcattcattcacagactgatatatttcagatgttaattttgatgattataactgacatCTAAGGAAAATCCCAAGTTCACTATCTCAGAAAATTAGGATTTTACTTAAGtccaatacaaagaaagaatttttagAAACCTGggccaactgaaaagtatgaatatgaaaagtatgagcatgtacagcACTCAATACTTAGTTGGGGCCCCTAAAACACATTTAAGATCTACATCGTTGCCTTCGTCCTTATCTTCCAtctgaaaaacagaacaaagagaTGATTAGTACAACATTGTCTTCAGATTCTATGGTTCACAGACTCACAttggtgtcttagtggttaggacCTTGGTCTAAGTAtaggaaggttgtgtgttcaaattCCAAGGCCTTGGCCCCTGCAAGAGGCCTTCATTCGCTCTCTCGCTCCATCTCGGTTGCTGTCTCTcctagaaagagagaggaaacattTCATTCGTATTTACAAGTTAAAGGTAAACGAACAACAAAGCAACGCTGTGGTTATGAGGGTTAAACTGGATTGTCTGTAAGCACCGAGTTCCCAAGTCGGAGACGTGTCCGTAAGTAAACATGGTGGAAACAAAGGATGTAGCATCtgtagcattcattcattcattcattttcaaccgcttatccgaactacctcgggtcacgggaagcctgtgcctatctcaggcgtcatcgcaggcatcaaggcaggatacaccctggatggagtgccaacctcaaggcacacacactctctcattcatctGTAGCATTTGATGgtaaattactttttaaataagttAAGAATTTAACTCTTCCTCATTTCAGAAGCATCAAGGCAGTACAATACCCAGAATGCAGTTTGTCTTTGTACAGCATTTGTCTCTTACAGCATCTGATGTGGTTTAAACAGAGCGGTCACTACAGAAGGCATCAGGAATTCCTGATCTCCAAAGACGATCACAGCGTTTGATCCCATCGGGTCGTCCACACACTGCACAGGAAGctataaaacagagaaaaattCCTACATTCAAACATGAGAATGAAACCGTTTGTGTGCATGAATGTTGTCTTTATTCTGTGATCCGATTTATTAACTAAACTGATGAGCTTAAGAGGTTTACAGCCCAGCTTAATGAGCTTAATTAACAAGACTCACCTTATGATCattatttgttctttatttactATTAGAGTAAAACACTTGCTGAATCAAATCCTAAccaaataaatttttatttgtcacacacacacacatacatacagtacgacatgcagtgagaTGCTTTTTACGTCTGTTCAGTATTCAAGCATAAGAAGGAATGGAatgaaggataaaaataaaaccaaaaggaggtagatagataaaaagtataaactatataaaatatatcaaaatttatgtgaaaaatatatgtatatacataaatgcgtatggttttaATGACTGTctttaaagtgtccatgtgcagtatggtgtgtataaagtggcactgtgtggtatggtgtgtataaagtggcactgtgtggtatggtgtgtataaagtggcactgtgtggtatggtgtgtataaagtggcactgtgtggtatggtgtgtataaagtggcactgtgtggtatggtgtgtacaaagtggcactgtgtggtatggtgtgtataaagtggcactgtgtggtatggtgtgtataaagtggcactgtgtggtatggtgtgtataaagtggcactgtgtggtatggtgtgtataaagtggcactgtgtggtatggtgtgtataaagtggcactgtgtggtatggtgtgtataaagtggcactgtgtggtatggtgtgtataaagtggcactgtgtggtatggtgtgtacaaagtggcactgtgtggtatggtgtgtataaagtggcactgtgtggtatggtgtgtataaagtggcactgtgtggtatggtgtgtataaagtggcactgtgtggtatggtgtgtataaagtggcactgtgtggtatggtgtgtataaagtggcactgtgtggtatggtgtgtataaagtggcactgtgtggtatggtgtgtataaagtggcactgtgctgcaCAAGTCCAGAGTtagtgtcatagtgcaaaaaaggtgtaaaaaaaacagtgaagatggagggagaggtcctGTAaaagatcctgggtgtttcctggtttaaactcagaatggcctgcaggaagaagcttctcctcattctctctgtgtttgctttcaaggagcagaagcgtttccctgaacgcaccaaagaaaagagtccattgtcaggatggctgagatcctttacaatcttcctggccctggtcctgcaccgcgtgctgtagatgtcctgcaggtcagggagctcggtgtggctggtacgttcagctgaccgcaccaccctctggagtgctccctgtcctgcatggtgctgttcccgaaacaggaagtgatgctacccgtcaggacgctctcaatggtgcagttGAGTAAATTAAGAGAATCCCAGAAGGATATTAAC encodes:
- the traf4b gene encoding TNF receptor-associated factor 4b; amino-acid sequence: MPGLDYKFLERPRRRFLCPLCSKPMREPVQVSTCGHRFCDTCLQEFLSAGIFKCPEDQMPLDYAKIFPDVELEQQILALPIRCIHSEEGCRWSGQNKQLQVHLSVCTYNVVPCPNRCMMKLLRRDLPQHLQHDCTKRKLRCDHCADEFTGEAHERHQDMCPEESVYCENKCGARMVRRLLTQHSVSECPKRKLSCKYCSKEFLYDTIQNHQSQCPRVPVQCPNSCGTPGITREDLTIHVKESCGTSMVLCPFKDAGCKYRCSKPAVSLHLDEAAHSHLSLLSSLVSRQRLELRELRRRVEELSGTQDGTLLWKIPNYSRHLQETRNCSNGTSELFSPVFYSHRYGYRLQVSVFPNGNGSGEGTYLSVYIRVLPGEYDGLLEWPFPHRVTFSLLDQSDPALSKPQHVTESFSPDPNWKNFQRPRPGAIGSVRTSLLDESMLGFGYPKFISHEQMKQRNYIRDNAIFIKASVDVVQRIIN